The Paenibacillus tianjinensis genome has a window encoding:
- the rd gene encoding rubredoxin codes for MKKYICLPCGYIYDPAIGDPDEDVEPGTAFEDLPEDWVCPVCGEDTTHFAPVPDKGAAS; via the coding sequence ATGAAAAAATACATTTGTTTACCTTGCGGTTATATTTACGATCCGGCGATTGGAGATCCGGATGAGGATGTTGAACCGGGCACTGCCTTTGAAGATCTGCCGGAGGATTGGGTCTGTCCGGTCTGCGGCGAAGATACGACCCATTTTGCACCTGTACCGGACAAAGGGGCAGCTTCATAA
- the narH gene encoding nitrate reductase subunit beta: MKIKAQVAMVMNLDKCIGCHTCSVTCKTTWTNRKGAEYMWFNNVETKPGIGYPKRWEDQELYKGGWQLRKGKLELKSGNKLSKIALGKIFYNPDMPEMKDYYEPWTYNYEHLTNAGEQKHSPVARAHSAVTGEKMDLEWGPNWEDDLAGAHVTGPLDPNIQKIEEEIKFNFEKSFMIYLPRLCEHCLNPSCVASCPSGAMYKRDEDGIVLVDQEACRGWRYCMTGCPYKKVYFNWQTNKAEKCTFCFPRVEAGLPTVCSETCTGRIRYLGVLLYDADKVLDAASTPDEKDLYKAQCDLFMNPHDPEVIAQARKDGISEDWLEAAQNSPVYKLAIEHKLAFPLHPEYRTLPMVWYVPPLSPIMNYFEGKDSLKNPDMIFPAIEEMRTPIQYLANMLTAGDTQTVKEALQRMAMMRSYMRAKSVGQEFDLSRLERVGMTAHQTEQMYRLLAIAKYEDRFVIPTSHKEQHMNPYRAQGSAGFGNTMGDMGSGSGCDGCGPASPAESTMKTGKEMYEENFYGGIWRD, encoded by the coding sequence TTGAAAATTAAAGCGCAAGTTGCAATGGTGATGAATCTGGATAAATGCATCGGCTGCCACACCTGCAGCGTGACCTGCAAGACGACCTGGACGAACCGCAAAGGTGCGGAATATATGTGGTTCAATAACGTAGAGACGAAGCCCGGGATCGGCTATCCGAAGCGTTGGGAAGACCAGGAGCTCTATAAGGGCGGCTGGCAGCTGCGCAAGGGTAAGCTTGAACTGAAGTCAGGCAACAAGCTGTCCAAGATTGCGCTCGGCAAAATCTTCTACAACCCTGACATGCCTGAGATGAAAGACTACTATGAGCCGTGGACATACAACTACGAGCATCTGACCAATGCAGGCGAGCAGAAGCATTCTCCCGTCGCGCGTGCCCATTCTGCGGTGACAGGCGAAAAAATGGATCTCGAATGGGGGCCGAACTGGGAGGATGATCTGGCGGGAGCGCATGTAACCGGACCGCTGGATCCGAATATCCAGAAGATCGAGGAAGAGATCAAATTCAACTTCGAGAAATCCTTCATGATCTATCTGCCGCGCTTATGTGAACACTGCCTGAATCCGAGCTGCGTCGCTTCCTGTCCTTCAGGAGCCATGTACAAACGGGATGAAGACGGGATTGTCCTGGTTGACCAGGAAGCCTGCCGCGGCTGGAGATATTGCATGACAGGCTGCCCTTACAAAAAAGTGTACTTCAACTGGCAGACCAACAAAGCGGAGAAATGCACCTTCTGTTTCCCGCGCGTCGAAGCAGGGCTGCCTACAGTATGCTCCGAGACCTGCACGGGCCGGATCCGCTACCTCGGTGTTCTGCTGTATGACGCAGACAAGGTTCTGGATGCTGCCTCAACACCGGATGAGAAGGACCTGTACAAAGCGCAATGCGATCTGTTTATGAATCCCCATGATCCGGAAGTCATTGCCCAGGCCAGAAAAGACGGCATTTCCGAGGATTGGCTGGAAGCCGCCCAGAACTCTCCGGTCTATAAGCTCGCCATCGAGCACAAGCTGGCCTTCCCGCTTCACCCGGAATACCGGACGCTGCCGATGGTATGGTATGTGCCGCCGCTTAGCCCGATCATGAATTATTTTGAAGGCAAGGATTCGCTGAAGAATCCCGATATGATCTTCCCGGCCATCGAAGAGATGCGTACACCGATCCAGTATCTGGCGAACATGCTGACTGCAGGCGATACGCAGACCGTTAAGGAAGCCCTGCAGCGGATGGCGATGATGCGATCCTATATGCGGGCTAAGTCTGTAGGCCAGGAATTTGACCTTAGCCGTCTTGAGCGTGTCGGAATGACCGCACATCAGACTGAGCAAATGTACCGGCTGCTCGCTATTGCCAAGTATGAGGACCGGTTCGTCATCCCGACCTCGCATAAGGAACAGCATATGAATCCTTACCGGGCCCAGGGCTCAGCCGGCTTCGGTAACACCATGGGAGATATGGGTTCCGGATCCGGCTGTGACGGCTGCGGGCCGGCCAGCCCTGCCGAGAGCACCATGAAGACCGGCAAGGAGATGTACGAAGAGAATTTCTACGGGGGGATTTGGCGTGATTGA
- the narJ gene encoding nitrate reductase molybdenum cofactor assembly chaperone: protein MIDLVKLHDYKQSFGYFALQLMYPEKLDFHPAFLEEAFDSGHPGYTHVHTYWTLMQQFSLDEIQESYAATFDFQKDCALYMTYFKFEDAKERGQMLAKLKLLYEMSGLLMPEGELPDFLPLMCEFLYAAEWQEDPGAPENFRMLMAILEDGTYHLLKALERMNSPYFHLVKGLRETFKACAEQEALHP from the coding sequence GTGATTGATCTGGTGAAACTGCATGATTACAAGCAATCCTTCGGATATTTCGCCCTGCAGCTCATGTACCCGGAAAAGCTGGACTTTCATCCGGCTTTTCTGGAAGAGGCGTTTGACAGCGGTCACCCGGGTTACACCCATGTGCATACCTATTGGACGCTAATGCAACAATTCAGTCTGGATGAGATCCAGGAGAGCTACGCAGCCACCTTTGATTTCCAGAAGGACTGCGCTTTGTATATGACCTATTTTAAATTTGAGGATGCCAAAGAACGGGGGCAGATGCTCGCCAAACTGAAGCTTCTGTACGAAATGTCCGGGCTTCTGATGCCTGAAGGCGAATTGCCCGATTTTCTTCCGCTCATGTGTGAATTTCTATATGCCGCAGAATGGCAGGAAGACCCGGGAGCGCCGGAGAATTTCCGGATGCTGATGGCGATTCTTGAGGATGGAACCTACCATCTGCTCAAGGCGCTTGAACGGATGAACAGCCCTTATTTCCATCTGGTGAAGGGACTTCGCGAAACATTCAAAGCTTGTGCTGAACAGGAGGCCCTCCATCCATGA
- a CDS encoding DUF488 family protein, N3 subclade, whose product MPDRQQEAVIGEWMKEIAPSPELRQWFGHIQEPFGEFSDRYIGELEEEPERERLAAKINEQALEQQVKLEYAACYRTI is encoded by the coding sequence GTGCCGGATAGGCAACAGGAGGCCGTAATCGGCGAGTGGATGAAGGAAATTGCCCCCAGCCCGGAGCTGCGCCAATGGTTCGGCCACATTCAGGAACCGTTCGGGGAATTCAGTGACCGCTATATCGGGGAACTGGAGGAGGAGCCGGAGCGCGAAAGACTTGCTGCGAAGATCAATGAGCAGGCGCTGGAACAACAAGTTAAGTTGGAGTATGCCGCGTGCTACCGTACTATATAA
- a CDS encoding NAD(P)/FAD-dependent oxidoreductase — protein MSKHYVIVGSGVAAVHAAKAIRDKDAESEITIFGEEAHLPYNRIKLTKGLFSDLHSEKVLIKKEKWYRDNRISLQTSSRVMSIHPERQQVETADGKLTSYHKLLLCMGARNRALTVDGAGLKNVHTIRELGDADALKASLTSGQRIVVIGGGVQGLETAWALHEAGYQVIIVEAAPRLMARQLDEASSEQLRLTLEQAGVEVKLHRGVTSINGTDVVSSVTLDDMAAIPCEHVVYSIGIVPNTALLKETGIRTRSGVVVNTRLETSAPNIYAAGDLAELDGQVEGLWGGAMEQGKIAGGNMAAVEPAAYRKSTPVTLFNAFGISLFSIGNTDESQCDQTVSAVVNGVYTRIFVKDSVLTGAISWEGAAASLTYKSAIEQNISLRGIDLANRTPGEIMSEVEARLQN, from the coding sequence ATGTCTAAACATTACGTCATTGTCGGAAGCGGAGTCGCGGCAGTTCATGCCGCCAAGGCGATCCGTGATAAGGATGCGGAATCAGAAATCACTATCTTTGGCGAGGAGGCCCATCTGCCTTATAACCGGATTAAGCTGACCAAAGGCTTATTCAGTGACCTGCACAGCGAGAAGGTGCTGATCAAGAAGGAGAAGTGGTACCGGGACAACCGGATATCTCTTCAGACCTCGAGCCGTGTGATGTCTATTCATCCGGAGCGGCAGCAGGTGGAGACTGCAGACGGTAAGCTGACCTCATATCATAAGCTGCTGCTCTGCATGGGCGCGAGAAACCGGGCGCTGACGGTGGATGGTGCCGGGCTGAAGAATGTTCACACGATCCGTGAATTAGGGGATGCCGACGCGCTAAAAGCAAGTCTCACAAGCGGACAGCGAATCGTTGTGATCGGCGGAGGGGTTCAGGGGCTGGAGACGGCTTGGGCACTGCATGAAGCCGGTTATCAAGTGATCATTGTAGAAGCAGCCCCGCGGCTGATGGCCAGACAGCTGGATGAAGCTTCCTCAGAGCAGCTGCGTTTGACCCTGGAGCAGGCCGGAGTGGAGGTCAAACTTCATCGCGGAGTTACTTCGATTAACGGAACGGACGTTGTCTCCAGCGTGACCCTTGATGACATGGCGGCAATACCCTGCGAGCATGTGGTGTACTCCATAGGCATCGTTCCTAATACTGCTCTTCTAAAAGAAACAGGGATCCGCACACGCTCCGGCGTGGTTGTGAACACCCGTTTGGAGACAAGTGCTCCGAATATCTACGCAGCCGGAGATCTTGCCGAACTGGACGGTCAGGTCGAAGGATTATGGGGCGGTGCCATGGAGCAGGGTAAGATTGCCGGAGGCAACATGGCTGCCGTTGAGCCTGCTGCTTACCGCAAGTCGACACCGGTCACTCTGTTTAACGCTTTTGGCATTTCACTGTTCTCCATCGGCAATACCGATGAGAGTCAATGCGACCAGACGGTTTCAGCCGTGGTTAACGGCGTGTACACCAGAATATTTGTGAAGGACAGCGTGTTAACCGGGGCCATCTCCTGGGAAGGTGCTGCAGCTTCATTAACCTATAAATCCGCAATTGAGCAGAATATAAGCCTCAGAGGCATAGACTTGGCGAATCGCACTCCCGGGGAAATCATGTCTGAAGTAGAGGCCAGATTACAGAATTAA
- the hmpA gene encoding NO-inducible flavohemoprotein — MLSQQTRDIVKSTAPVLAEHGTTITSVFYRNLFEAHPELLNVFNHANQAQGRQQAALANAVYAAAVHIDNLENILPAVVQIAHKHVSLGIKPEHYPIVGEFLLKAIKEVLGDAATDEILTAWEEAYGVIADAFIGVEDSMYKEAREQENGWNFFKPFTVARKVQESGNITSFYLKPADGSNVPDYKPGQYISVRVLIPGEKYTMIRQYSLSQAPKPDEFRISVKREEANDPNGVVSVYLHNQVNEGDTLEVSAPAGEFLLDATKTTPVAFISGGVGITPMISMFETVANVTPDRPTVFLHSARNEALAAFTQDVEKHAAAMSNVKTKTFFSSGPDGVITGETLKNYVDITGDAYVCGPVPFMEAMIRELHALGMKEEQIHYEFFGPALQLDNH; from the coding sequence ATTTTATCACAACAAACGCGTGACATTGTCAAATCTACAGCGCCAGTCCTGGCAGAACATGGAACAACAATTACCTCTGTCTTTTACCGGAATTTGTTCGAAGCCCACCCTGAATTATTGAATGTATTTAACCATGCCAACCAGGCACAAGGCCGCCAGCAGGCGGCACTCGCCAATGCGGTATACGCAGCGGCCGTCCACATCGATAACCTTGAGAATATTCTGCCGGCGGTAGTTCAGATTGCACACAAGCATGTCAGTCTCGGCATCAAGCCGGAGCATTACCCGATCGTAGGTGAATTTTTGCTGAAGGCGATTAAGGAAGTGCTGGGTGATGCGGCTACGGATGAGATTCTTACTGCCTGGGAAGAAGCCTACGGTGTCATCGCGGATGCCTTTATCGGTGTCGAAGACAGCATGTATAAAGAAGCACGCGAGCAGGAGAACGGCTGGAACTTCTTCAAACCTTTCACCGTTGCACGTAAAGTACAGGAGAGCGGAAACATTACCTCCTTCTATCTGAAACCTGCGGACGGGTCTAATGTACCGGACTATAAACCGGGCCAGTATATCTCTGTACGAGTCCTGATTCCTGGTGAAAAATACACGATGATCCGCCAATACAGCCTTTCCCAGGCTCCAAAACCCGATGAATTCCGTATCTCCGTAAAACGTGAAGAAGCGAATGATCCGAATGGCGTTGTATCCGTATATCTTCACAATCAGGTCAATGAAGGAGACACCCTTGAGGTCAGTGCGCCTGCCGGTGAATTCTTGCTGGATGCCACCAAAACTACACCCGTTGCGTTCATCTCCGGCGGCGTAGGCATTACACCGATGATAAGTATGTTCGAGACCGTTGCCAATGTAACGCCGGACCGGCCGACGGTCTTCCTGCACTCTGCACGGAATGAAGCGCTCGCCGCTTTCACTCAGGATGTGGAGAAGCATGCAGCAGCCATGAGCAACGTCAAGACCAAAACCTTCTTCTCCAGCGGCCCGGACGGTGTCATTACAGGAGAAACCCTCAAAAATTATGTCGACATTACCGGTGATGCCTATGTTTGCGGTCCGGTGCCCTTTATGGAAGCCATGATCCGTGAGCTGCATGCACTCGGAATGAAGGAAGAACAAATTCATTATGAGTTTTTCGGCCCGGCCCTGCAGCTGGACAATCACTAA
- a CDS encoding nitrate reductase subunit alpha, which produces MKKKYGLNFFKPVESYSGNWSILEEKNRDWENMYRQRWSHDKVVRTTHGVNCTGSCSWKVFVKNGIITWENQQIDYPSCGPDMPEFEPRGCPRGATFSWYEYSPLRVKYPYIRGKLWRLWQTALQEHDNYVDAWASIVENPEKATLYKQARGKGGHIRVAWDDALRLISAQLIYTIRKYGPDRIAGFTPIPAMSMVSYASGARFISLLGGQMLSFYDWYADLPPASPQIWGEQTDVPESSDWYNAGYLMMWGSNVPLTRTPDAHFMTEVRYKGTKVVSVAPDLAENVKFADNWLAPNPGTDAALAQAMTHVILNEFYQERQEPMFLNYAKQYTDMPFLILLDPHEDALKGGRFLRASDIGEESPHSDWKPVIFDEATGQVIVPNGTMGQRWEEGKKWNLILENEDGSKVEPALTIEGHGEEWTEIVFPYFDNAGNGTFRRMIPVRKMRLADGTERYVATVYDLMMSQYGVARTASPLNAKGYEDESSHYTPAWQEKITTVKASVVVQIAREFAQNSIDTGGRSMIIMGAGINHWFNSDTIYRSILNLVVLTASQGVNGGGWAHYVGQEKCRPIEGWSTVAFAKDWQGPARQQNATSFFYFATEQWRYEESGTDSLKSPTGGEVAYQHPADYNVLAARLGWLPSFPQFNKNSLLFAEEAAQQGKKTNAEIISHTLEEIKSRKTRFAVEDPGAPENFPRSLFIWRSNLISSSAKGQEYFMKHLLGASDGLLAEPNEEQKPEEIIWREDVEGKLDLMVALDFRMTTTPLYADIVLPAATWYEKTDLSSTDMHPFVHPFNPAVNPLWESRSDWDIYRQLAEVFSEMAKSHLPGVYKDLVATPLGHDSISEISQPMGLVKDWAKGEVDAIPGKTMPNLSIVERDYTKIHDKYISLGPNLITGKAGAHGISFSVAEEYEELKRLSGVYFDETIKNGLPKLQTARQAADTILHLSSATNGRVSQKAYASAEMDSGVELRDISADRAAEKITFQSITAQPREVIPTPVFSGSNKQGRRYSPFTTNIERLVPFRTLTGRQHFYIDHEIFQQFGESLPVYKPTLPPMVFGPRDKEVKGGQDALVLRYLTPHGKWNIHSTYQDNQHMLTLFRGGPTVWINNEDAGAHHIEDNDWLEVYNRNGVVTARAVVSHRMPRGTMFMYHAQDKHIQVPGSEITDTRGGSHNAPTRIHLKPTQMVGGYAQLSYGFNYYGPIGNQRDVYVAVRKMKEVNWLEN; this is translated from the coding sequence ATGAAGAAAAAATACGGCCTTAACTTTTTTAAACCGGTCGAAAGCTATTCCGGGAACTGGTCCATTCTTGAGGAGAAAAACAGAGATTGGGAGAATATGTACCGCCAGCGCTGGTCTCACGATAAAGTCGTCCGCACCACACACGGAGTCAACTGTACAGGTTCATGCAGCTGGAAGGTGTTCGTGAAGAACGGAATCATTACCTGGGAGAACCAGCAGATCGATTATCCTTCCTGCGGGCCGGATATGCCGGAATTCGAACCGCGCGGCTGTCCCCGCGGAGCTACATTTTCATGGTACGAATACAGCCCTTTGCGGGTGAAATATCCCTACATCAGAGGAAAGCTGTGGCGCCTGTGGCAGACGGCCCTGCAGGAGCATGACAATTACGTCGATGCCTGGGCCAGTATTGTGGAGAATCCCGAGAAGGCTACCCTCTACAAGCAGGCACGCGGCAAAGGCGGCCATATCCGTGTGGCCTGGGACGACGCGCTGCGCCTCATCTCGGCACAGCTGATCTATACGATCAGAAAATACGGCCCTGACCGTATCGCCGGCTTCACGCCGATTCCGGCCATGTCGATGGTCAGCTACGCATCGGGTGCACGGTTCATCTCGCTGCTGGGCGGACAAATGCTGAGCTTCTATGACTGGTATGCGGATCTTCCGCCGGCTTCTCCGCAAATCTGGGGCGAGCAGACGGATGTTCCGGAATCCTCGGACTGGTACAATGCCGGCTACCTGATGATGTGGGGCTCGAATGTACCGCTTACCCGGACACCGGATGCACACTTTATGACAGAAGTACGTTATAAGGGAACCAAAGTCGTGTCGGTGGCGCCGGATCTCGCGGAGAACGTCAAATTCGCCGATAACTGGCTGGCACCAAATCCCGGTACGGATGCTGCGCTGGCCCAGGCCATGACGCATGTCATCCTGAATGAGTTCTACCAGGAACGGCAGGAGCCAATGTTCCTGAATTATGCGAAGCAATATACCGACATGCCTTTCCTCATTCTGCTTGATCCCCATGAGGATGCACTCAAGGGCGGACGTTTTCTCCGGGCGAGTGATATTGGAGAGGAGTCGCCGCACTCCGACTGGAAGCCGGTAATCTTCGATGAGGCCACCGGCCAGGTGATCGTTCCGAACGGAACCATGGGGCAGCGCTGGGAAGAAGGCAAGAAGTGGAACCTGATCCTTGAAAATGAAGACGGAAGCAAAGTAGAACCGGCCTTGACAATCGAAGGCCATGGGGAAGAGTGGACGGAAATCGTGTTTCCGTACTTCGACAATGCCGGCAACGGCACGTTCCGGCGGATGATTCCAGTCCGGAAAATGCGGCTGGCTGACGGGACAGAGCGTTATGTTGCTACGGTTTATGACCTGATGATGAGCCAGTATGGTGTCGCACGTACAGCAAGCCCTCTTAACGCCAAGGGTTATGAGGATGAGTCTTCTCATTACACCCCGGCATGGCAGGAGAAGATTACGACGGTGAAAGCGAGTGTCGTGGTGCAAATTGCCCGCGAATTTGCCCAGAATTCGATTGATACTGGCGGACGTTCGATGATCATCATGGGCGCAGGCATCAATCACTGGTTCAACAGCGATACCATCTATCGTTCGATTCTGAATCTGGTGGTATTGACCGCCTCCCAAGGGGTCAACGGCGGCGGCTGGGCGCATTATGTAGGCCAGGAAAAATGCCGTCCGATCGAAGGCTGGTCGACGGTTGCCTTTGCCAAGGACTGGCAGGGTCCGGCGCGCCAGCAGAATGCGACCTCGTTCTTCTACTTTGCCACTGAGCAGTGGCGCTATGAGGAGAGCGGAACAGATTCGCTGAAATCCCCGACGGGCGGAGAGGTCGCTTACCAGCATCCGGCTGACTATAATGTGCTGGCTGCACGGCTCGGCTGGCTGCCGTCCTTCCCGCAATTCAACAAGAACAGCCTTCTGTTCGCTGAAGAGGCTGCACAGCAGGGCAAGAAGACAAATGCCGAGATCATCAGCCACACGCTGGAAGAGATTAAATCACGGAAAACCCGCTTTGCCGTGGAGGACCCCGGTGCTCCGGAGAACTTCCCGCGTTCCCTGTTCATCTGGCGCTCGAACCTGATTTCAAGCTCCGCCAAAGGTCAGGAATACTTCATGAAGCATCTGCTTGGAGCTTCCGACGGGCTGCTGGCTGAGCCGAATGAAGAACAGAAGCCGGAGGAGATCATCTGGCGGGAGGATGTCGAAGGCAAGCTTGATCTCATGGTTGCGCTGGATTTCCGGATGACCACAACACCGCTCTATGCAGATATCGTGCTGCCGGCCGCAACCTGGTATGAGAAAACAGACCTGTCGTCAACCGACATGCATCCGTTCGTGCATCCGTTCAATCCGGCAGTCAATCCGCTGTGGGAATCCCGTTCGGACTGGGATATTTACCGCCAGCTGGCAGAGGTGTTCTCCGAAATGGCGAAATCCCATCTGCCCGGCGTCTATAAAGATCTTGTCGCCACACCGCTCGGCCACGACTCCATCAGTGAGATTTCCCAGCCGATGGGTCTGGTCAAAGACTGGGCCAAAGGCGAAGTGGACGCGATCCCCGGTAAAACCATGCCGAATCTCAGCATTGTAGAACGTGATTATACCAAAATCCATGATAAGTACATCTCACTCGGGCCAAACCTTATAACCGGTAAAGCAGGCGCACACGGAATCAGCTTCTCTGTCGCTGAAGAATATGAGGAGCTGAAACGGCTCAGCGGAGTTTATTTCGACGAAACGATCAAAAACGGCCTGCCGAAGCTGCAAACCGCCCGCCAGGCCGCAGATACAATTCTTCACCTGTCTTCGGCTACCAATGGCCGTGTATCCCAGAAGGCTTACGCTTCGGCGGAGATGGATTCCGGCGTAGAGCTCCGGGATATCTCGGCTGACCGGGCCGCCGAGAAGATTACGTTCCAGAGCATCACCGCGCAGCCGCGCGAAGTGATCCCGACACCGGTATTCAGCGGTTCGAACAAACAGGGGCGGCGTTATTCACCATTCACCACCAATATCGAACGGCTCGTACCGTTCCGTACCCTGACGGGAAGACAGCATTTCTATATAGACCATGAAATCTTCCAACAGTTTGGCGAATCCCTGCCAGTCTACAAGCCTACCCTGCCGCCGATGGTCTTCGGACCGCGTGACAAGGAAGTAAAGGGCGGACAGGATGCACTGGTCCTGAGATATTTGACACCGCATGGCAAGTGGAATATCCACTCGACCTACCAGGATAACCAGCATATGCTGACGTTGTTCCGGGGCGGGCCAACCGTATGGATCAACAATGAGGATGCCGGGGCCCATCACATAGAAGATAATGACTGGCTCGAAGTCTATAACCGGAACGGTGTTGTAACTGCACGTGCCGTTGTCAGCCACCGGATGCCGAGAGGCACTATGTTTATGTACCACGCTCAGGACAAGCACATTCAAGTGCCGGGTTCCGAAATTACGGATACCCGCGGCGGAAGCCACAATGCGCCTACCCGAATTCATCTGAAGCCTACCCAGATGGTCGGCGGATATGCACAGCTCAGCTACGGTTTCAACTACTATGGTCCAATCGGCAACCAGCGGGATGTCTATGTAGCCGTACGCAAAATGAAGGAGGTAAATTGGCTTGAAAATTAA
- a CDS encoding Crp/Fnr family transcriptional regulator produces MLEHSCQNAAEPCTRKVPIFASLSDGELSRISAMIRHRKVGKGQALVLEEQPTDTLYIIQQGQVKLSKMTPQGKEQILHVLTSGEFFGELNIFNSEELSNFSAYALTDTSICMLTKNDMEQLISENPDITIKLLKTVSKRLAHTENLAQSLATKDPEIRIAYMILELSDKYGKPRSSGIHIKLPLSREELASYVGVTRETISRKFAIFEDLGLIELVGNKQMIVKNRPSLEKYID; encoded by the coding sequence ATGTTGGAACATTCCTGCCAGAACGCTGCGGAGCCCTGTACCCGTAAAGTGCCTATCTTCGCATCGCTCAGCGATGGGGAGCTCTCGCGGATCAGCGCCATGATCAGACACCGGAAAGTAGGCAAAGGCCAGGCGTTGGTGCTTGAAGAGCAGCCAACAGACACCTTGTATATCATTCAGCAGGGACAGGTAAAGCTGTCAAAAATGACGCCTCAGGGAAAAGAACAAATTCTGCATGTGCTGACAAGCGGAGAATTTTTTGGCGAATTAAATATATTTAACAGCGAAGAGCTGAGCAATTTCAGTGCCTATGCGCTGACCGATACAAGCATTTGCATGCTGACCAAAAATGATATGGAGCAGCTAATCTCGGAGAACCCGGATATTACGATCAAGCTGCTGAAGACCGTCTCCAAAAGGCTGGCCCATACCGAGAATCTTGCCCAGAGCCTTGCAACCAAAGACCCGGAAATCCGCATCGCCTATATGATTCTGGAGCTGAGTGATAAGTACGGCAAGCCGCGCAGCAGCGGCATTCATATTAAGCTGCCTCTCTCCCGTGAGGAACTGGCCAGTTATGTGGGCGTTACGCGGGAAACGATCAGCCGTAAATTTGCCATCTTCGAGGATTTGGGCCTCATTGAGCTGGTAGGAAATAAGCAGATGATTGTGAAGAACCGGCCATCCTTGGAGAAGTACATTGATTAG
- a CDS encoding flavin reductase family protein has protein sequence MEKVAVNYEKMYYGFPVILVSFYDVNGLPNVTTISSSYTLKDMVVLGFSSKGYAINQIKEVRDFVINVPDRSMMDAISYCGSTTGYDLGKFDNVNLTHVKSQSVNAPVIRECPISIECTLSDIIEREQFKGITNILAHIKGRLVAKDYLNDDGGLQSSEFDNVFYIGDGHQKGFRYMQ, from the coding sequence ATGGAAAAGGTAGCTGTCAATTATGAGAAAATGTATTACGGGTTTCCGGTTATTCTGGTGAGCTTTTACGATGTTAACGGACTCCCCAACGTGACTACCATCTCTTCCTCATACACGTTGAAGGATATGGTGGTCCTTGGCTTCAGCAGTAAGGGCTATGCGATCAATCAGATTAAAGAGGTCCGTGATTTTGTAATCAATGTGCCTGACCGTTCGATGATGGATGCCATCAGCTATTGCGGTTCAACTACCGGTTATGACCTGGGCAAATTTGATAACGTAAATCTGACGCATGTAAAGTCACAATCCGTTAACGCTCCCGTGATCCGGGAGTGTCCAATCTCCATTGAATGTACACTGTCTGATATTATCGAACGCGAGCAGTTCAAGGGCATAACCAATATCCTGGCCCATATCAAAGGCAGATTGGTCGCCAAGGACTATCTGAACGATGATGGCGGGCTGCAATCCTCGGAATTCGACAATGTGTTCTATATCGGGGATGGACATCAGAAGGGATTCAGATATATGCAGTAG
- the narI gene encoding respiratory nitrate reductase subunit gamma → MNMSGQFLWVIFPYVCLVIFIGGHIFRYRKDQFNWTAKSSEFVEKKQLKYGSILFHLGIMPVILGHIGGLAVPKSWLEAIGVSDHLYHIGAVYIGGIFGAATLLGMLILTSRRFTIKNVRRLSSASDLIVNSLLLFIVFMGMYSTIVTNAVQPEFDYRDTISVWFRGLFMFRPDPSLMANVPFSFKLHILSGFAIFAFWPFTRLVHVWSVPLNYVGRSYILYRRNRSN, encoded by the coding sequence ATGAATATGTCCGGTCAGTTTTTATGGGTCATTTTCCCCTATGTTTGTTTGGTGATTTTTATTGGAGGCCATATCTTCCGTTACCGGAAAGACCAGTTCAACTGGACGGCCAAATCCAGTGAATTTGTGGAAAAGAAACAGCTGAAATACGGCAGCATCCTGTTCCATCTGGGCATTATGCCGGTTATTCTGGGCCATATCGGCGGCCTGGCGGTTCCAAAATCGTGGCTGGAGGCCATCGGCGTCAGTGATCATCTCTACCACATCGGTGCGGTATACATCGGGGGGATTTTCGGTGCCGCCACACTGCTCGGGATGCTGATTCTGACTTCGCGGCGCTTTACGATTAAGAATGTCCGCCGGCTCAGCAGCGCCTCGGATCTGATCGTCAACTCTCTCCTGCTGTTTATCGTGTTTATGGGGATGTACTCCACGATCGTAACGAATGCCGTACAGCCTGAATTTGACTACCGTGATACGATTTCCGTATGGTTCCGCGGTCTGTTCATGTTCCGTCCGGACCCGTCGCTGATGGCGAATGTCCCCTTTTCCTTTAAGCTTCACATCCTGTCCGGATTTGCGATCTTTGCCTTTTGGCCGTTTACCCGGCTGGTCCACGTGTGGAGTGTTCCGTTGAATTATGTAGGCAGAAGTTATATTCTATACAGAAGAAATAGATCGAATTAA